A stretch of the Solanum dulcamara chromosome 6, daSolDulc1.2, whole genome shotgun sequence genome encodes the following:
- the LOC129892927 gene encoding uncharacterized protein LOC129892927, protein MYWCFSFKIGHSNKLKTIRVVHLNGYVEDFDHPISVSEVIGKPQKHFMFTQSQLLSTCLQPLKLDYMLQQGHIYFLLPHSTFQSNISPIELAPIARKLNRIAKNPMVYNKDKSRKKKSWNGSTTSSPNRFSDESIRVDPEKEKERLITYGTMGLRISKKSPKWEPLLDTIRERSFNRRSESDLQEKKIEGVKYI, encoded by the coding sequence atgtattgGTGCTTCTCTTTCAAAATTGGACACTCTAATAAACTCAAGACTATTAGAGTGGTGCATTTAAATGGCTATGTAGAAGATTTTGATCATCCTATTAGTGTTAGTGAAGTCATTGGAAAACCCCAAAAGCACTTTATGTTCACTCAATCCCAACTTTTATCCACTTGTTTACAACCTCTCAAGCTTGATTACATGTTGCAACAAGGCCATATTTACTTTTTATTACCTCATTCAACTTTTCAATCTAATATATCTCCTATTGAATTGGCTCCAATTGCTAGAAAACTTAATAGGATAGCCAAAAATCCCATGGTATATAATAAGGACAAGTCAAGGAAGAAAAAGTCATGGAATGGTAGTACTACTAGTAGCCCTAACCGGTTTTCAGATGAGAGTATTAGGGTTGATccagagaaagagaaagaacgACTTATAACCTATGGTACTATGGGACTACGAATATCGAAAAAGTCACCAAAATGGGAACCACTTCTGGATACTATTCGAGAAAGATCGTTTAATCGGAGGAGTGAGTCTGATCtacaagagaaaaaaattgaaggtGTGAAGTATATATAG